One genomic segment of Desmodus rotundus isolate HL8 chromosome 5, HLdesRot8A.1, whole genome shotgun sequence includes these proteins:
- the TCF23 gene encoding transcription factor 23 translates to MSQRKARGSPTMPGVGQSPAKARRRLPAGTDRRRSHLSRTRQDLWDETSWSSQRWSRAAPAPRGARARSLAHGRSEASPENAARERGRVRALRQAFLALQAALPAVPPDTKLSKLDVLVLATSYIAHLTRTLGQELPGPAWPPFLRGLCYLHPLKKWPMRSRLYAGGLGCSGLDSTTATTLGQRTKEAEARPRVSGEADALLPNRPLSPAPGDK, encoded by the exons ATGTCACAGAGAAAGGCCAGAGGGTCACCCACGATGCCCggggtggggcagagcccagCGAAGGCCAGGCGGAGGCTGCCAGCAGGCACCGACAGGAGGAGGAGCCACCTGAGCAGGACGAGGCAGGACCTGTGGGATGAGACCAGCTGGAGCAGCCAAAGGTGGAGCAGAGCAGCCCCTGCCCCAAGAGGGGCCAGGGCCAGAAGCCTGGCTCATGGCAGG AGCGAGGCCAGTCCTGAGAACGCGGCGCGGGAGCGGGGCCGGGTCAGGGCACTGCGCCAGGCCTTCCTGGCCCTGCAGGCCGCTCTGCCTGCCGTGCCGCCCGACACCAAACTCTCCAAGTTGGATGTGCTGGTGCTGGCCACCAGCTACATAGCCCACCTCACCCGCACACTCGGCCAGGAGTTGCCTGGCCCCGCCTGGCCGCCCTTCCTGCGTGGACTCTGCTACCTGCACCCTCTCAAG AAGTGGCCAATGCGGTCCCGTCTCTATGCCGGAGGCCTGGGGTGCTCTGGTCTTGACTCCACCACAGCCACCACCTTGGGCCAAAGAACAAAGGAGGCTGAGGCCAGGCCCCGAGTCTCTGGAGAGGCAGATGCTCTCCTCCCCAACAGGCCACTCTCACCAGCTCCTGGTGACAAATGA